A single Osmerus mordax isolate fOsmMor3 chromosome 9, fOsmMor3.pri, whole genome shotgun sequence DNA region contains:
- the ctsl.1 gene encoding cathepsin L.1 — MKLLVVVAAVLVAASAASLSLEDLEFHAWKLKYGKIYTSPAEEAQRRLTWISNRKLVLVHNMLADQGIKSYYLGMTFFADMENEEYRRLISQGCLGSFNSSAPRRGSAFLPQAGGHAELPNTVDWRDKGYVTDVKDQKDCGSCWAFSTTGSLEGQTYRKTQKLVSLSEQQLVDCSGSYGNMGCMGGLMDQAFQYIKDNGGLDTEDSYPYEAEDGQCRYKPESIGATCTGFVDITSGDESALQEAVATIGPVSVAIDAGHSSFQLYESGVYDEPECSSSELDHGVLAVGYGTDNKQDYWMVKNSWGLSWGSKGYIMMTRNKQNQCGIATAASYPLV; from the exons ATGAAGCTgttggttgttgttgctgcCGTTCTGGTGGCGGCGAGTGCTGCCAGTCTCTCTTTGGAGGACCTAGAGTTCCACGCCTGGAAGCTGAAGTATG gaaagATATATACCTCCCCAGCAGAGGAGGCCCAGCGCAGGCTCACCTGGATCTCCAACCGCAAGCTGGTGCTGGTCCATAATATGCTGGCAGACCAGGGCATTAAGTCCTATTACCTGGGCATGACCTTCTTTGCTGACATG GAAAACGAGGAGTACAGACGTCTCATCTCCCAGGGCTGCCTGGGCTCCTTCAACTCTTCCGCCCCCCGCAGAGGCTCCGCCTTCCTCCCACAGGCAGGGGGCCACGCTGAGCTGCCCAACACTGTGGACTGGAGGGACAAGGGCTACGTTACCGATGTCAAGGACCAGAAAGACTGTGGCTCGTGCTGGGCTTTCAGCACG aCGGGTTCCTTGGAGGGACAGACTTACAGGAAGACCCAGAAGCTGGTGTCGCTCAGCGAACAGCAGCTGGTGGACTGTTCCGGTAGTTATGGAAACATGGGTTGCATGGGCGGCCTCATGGACCAGGCCTTCCAGTACATCAAGGACAACGGAGGCTTGGACACTGAGGATTCGTACCCCTACGAGGCTGAG GATGGCCAGTGCCGTTACAAGCCCGAAAGCATTGGTGCCACCTGCACCGGCTTTGTGGACATTACATCTGGTGACGAGAGCGCCCTACAGGAAGCTGTGGCTACTATTGGACCTGTGTCTGTTGCCATTGACGCAGGACACTCCTCCTTCCAGCTTTACGAATCAG GTGTGTATGATGAGCCTGAATGCAGCAGCTCCGAGCTGGACCATGGTGTTCTGGCTGTGGGCTATGGCACTGACAACAAACAGGACTACTGGATGGTGAagaacag CTGGGGCTTGAGTTGGGGATCCAAGGGCTACATCATGATGACCAGGAACAAGCAGAACCAGTGTGGCATTGCCACCGCAGCCAGCTACCCTCTGGTCTGA
- the LOC136949491 gene encoding cystein proteinase inhibitor protein salarin-like has protein sequence MQSVALLVVLVLSVAFVISKPVAKDGGANVDKGFEAWKIQFGKRYASAEEESRRKSFWLVNKKMIEEHNKRAENGLESYTMGLNFFSDLESQEIPMGLKLLQGAPSGSQLNKQLSRIRVRRSRKPPQWPTDNKPNRPKPPHPPPHHMLPEDAHPPPSQIPTKPEPIPFDDEEMLFPHHLNNHPFHSHE, from the exons atGCAGTCTGTGGCGCTCCTGGTGGTCCTGGTTCTCTCTGTGGCATTCGTCATCTCCAAACCAGTAGCCAAGGATGGTGGGGCGAATGTAGACAAAGGGTTTGAGGCCTGGAAGATTCAGTTTG GGAAGAGGTATGCATCAGCAGAGGAGGAGTCCAGACGGAAGTCTTTCTGGTTGGTCAACAAGAAGATGATTGAGGAACACAACAAGCGAGCTGAGAATGGACTAGAATCCTACACAATGGGCCTCAACTTCTTCTCTGATTTG GAGAGTCAGGAGATCCCGATGGGTCTCAAGCTACTTCAAGGAGCCCCTTCTGGATCTCAGCTTAACAAACAGCTA AGTCGAATACGTGTAAGAAGGTCAAGAAAACCTCCCCAATGGCCAACTGATAATAAG CCAAACAGGCCTAAGCCTCCTCATCCACCCCCGCACCACATG CTTCCGGAAGATGCTCACCCACCCCCATCCCAGATA CCCACAAAACCTGAGCCCATACCATTTGACGATGAG GAGATGCTTTTCCCGCACCACCTGAACAACCACCCATTCCATTCACATGAATAG